A window of the Streptomyces finlayi genome harbors these coding sequences:
- the gyrB gene encoding DNA topoisomerase (ATP-hydrolyzing) subunit B, which produces MLCQKGRFVADSGNPNQNNPSTTGENGEVTSSYDASAITVLEGLDAVRKRPGMYIGSTGERGLHHLVQEVVDNSVDEAMAGHADAIDVTILADGGVRVIDNGRGIPVGIVPSEGKPAVEVVLTVLHAGGKFGGGGYAVSGGLHGVGVSVVNALSTRVAVEIKTDGYRWTQDYKLGVPTAPLARHEATDETGTTVTFWADGDVFETTEYSFETLSRRFQEMAFLNKGLTLKLTDERESAKATVGADSVEAVDVPEEETTRTVTYHYEDGIVDFVKYLNSRKGDVIHQSVIDIEAEDKERLLSAEIAMQWNTQYTEGVYSFANAIHTHDGGTHEEGFRAALTSLVNRYARDKKLLREKDDNLTGEDVREGLTAIISVKLGEPQFEGQTKTKLGNTEAKTFVQKVVHEQLTDWFDRNPNEAADIIRKGIAASTARVAARKARDLTRRKGLLESASLPGKLSDCQSNDPTKCEIFIVEGDSAGGSAKSGRNPMYQAILPIRGKILNVEKARIDKILQNTEVQALISAFGTGVHEDFDIEKLRYHKIILMADADVDGQHINTLLLTFLFRFMRPLVEAGHVYLSRPPLYKIKWGRDDFEYAYSDRERDALVELGKQNGKRTREDSIQRFKGLGEMNAEELRITTMDQDHRVLGQVTLDDAAQADDLFSVLMGEDVEARRSFIQRNAKDVRFLDI; this is translated from the coding sequence GTGCTGTGCCAGAAAGGGCGCTTCGTGGCCGATTCCGGCAACCCCAACCAGAACAACCCGTCCACAACCGGTGAGAACGGCGAGGTCACGTCCTCGTACGACGCCAGTGCGATCACGGTGCTCGAGGGCCTGGACGCGGTCCGCAAGCGGCCTGGCATGTACATCGGTTCCACCGGTGAGCGCGGTCTCCACCACCTCGTGCAGGAGGTTGTCGACAACTCGGTCGACGAGGCGATGGCCGGGCACGCGGACGCCATCGACGTCACGATCCTCGCCGACGGCGGGGTGCGCGTCATCGACAACGGCCGCGGCATCCCGGTCGGCATCGTGCCGTCCGAGGGCAAGCCGGCCGTCGAGGTCGTGCTCACCGTGCTGCACGCGGGCGGAAAGTTCGGAGGCGGCGGCTACGCCGTGTCCGGCGGTCTGCACGGCGTCGGTGTCTCCGTGGTCAACGCCCTGTCCACACGGGTGGCCGTGGAGATCAAGACGGACGGCTACCGCTGGACCCAGGACTACAAGCTCGGTGTCCCGACGGCCCCGCTGGCGCGTCACGAGGCCACCGACGAGACCGGTACGACCGTCACCTTCTGGGCCGACGGGGACGTCTTCGAGACGACCGAGTACTCCTTCGAGACCCTTTCGCGCCGCTTCCAGGAGATGGCGTTCCTCAACAAGGGCCTCACTCTCAAGCTGACGGACGAGCGCGAGTCGGCGAAGGCGACGGTGGGCGCGGACAGCGTCGAGGCGGTCGACGTCCCCGAGGAGGAGACGACCCGGACGGTCACGTACCACTACGAGGACGGCATCGTCGACTTCGTGAAGTACCTGAACTCCCGCAAGGGCGACGTCATTCACCAGTCGGTGATCGACATCGAGGCCGAGGACAAGGAGCGACTCCTCTCGGCCGAGATCGCGATGCAGTGGAACACGCAGTACACGGAGGGGGTCTACTCCTTCGCCAACGCGATCCACACGCATGACGGGGGTACGCACGAGGAGGGCTTCCGTGCGGCGCTGACCTCTCTGGTCAACCGGTACGCGCGCGACAAGAAGCTGCTGCGCGAGAAGGACGACAACCTCACGGGTGAGGACGTCCGCGAGGGTCTGACGGCGATCATCTCGGTGAAGCTGGGCGAGCCGCAGTTCGAGGGCCAGACGAAGACCAAGCTGGGCAACACGGAGGCCAAGACCTTCGTGCAGAAGGTCGTCCACGAACAGCTGACGGACTGGTTCGACCGGAACCCGAACGAGGCCGCCGACATCATCCGTAAGGGCATCGCCGCGTCGACCGCCCGCGTGGCGGCCCGCAAGGCCCGCGACCTGACCCGCCGCAAGGGGCTCCTGGAGAGCGCCTCGCTGCCGGGCAAGCTCAGCGACTGTCAGTCGAACGACCCGACGAAGTGCGAGATCTTCATCGTCGAGGGTGACTCCGCCGGTGGTTCGGCGAAGTCCGGTCGTAACCCGATGTACCAGGCCATCCTGCCGATCCGAGGCAAGATCCTGAACGTCGAGAAGGCCCGGATCGACAAGATCCTGCAGAACACCGAGGTCCAGGCCCTCATCTCGGCCTTCGGAACCGGGGTCCACGAGGACTTCGACATCGAGAAGCTCCGCTATCACAAGATCATTCTGATGGCGGACGCCGACGTCGACGGCCAGCACATCAACACCCTGCTGCTGACGTTCCTGTTCCGCTTCATGCGGCCGCTGGTCGAGGCGGGGCACGTCTACCTCTCGCGCCCGCCGCTCTACAAGATCAAATGGGGCCGGGACGACTTCGAGTACGCGTACTCGGACCGCGAGCGCGACGCCCTCGTCGAGCTCGGCAAGCAGAACGGCAAGCGGACCCGGGAAGACTCGATCCAGCGCTTCAAGGGCCTCGGCGAGATGAACGCCGAGGAGCTGCGCATCACCACGATGGACCAGGACCACCGGGTCCTCGGCCAGGTCACCCTGGACGACGCGGCGCAGGCCGACGACCTGTTCTCGGTGCTGATGGGCGAGGACGTCGAGGCACGGCGCTCGTTCATCCAGCGCAACGCCAAGGACGTCCGTTTCCTCGACATCTGA
- the gyrA gene encoding DNA gyrase subunit A, which produces MADENTPVMPDEEPAVPGIGMRVEPVGLETEMQRSYLDYAMSVIVSRALPDVRDGLKPVHRRVLYAMYDGGYRPEKGFYKCARVVGDVMGTYHPHGDSSIYDALVRLAQHWSMRMPLVDSNGNFGSPGNDPAAAMRYTECKMMPLSMEMVRDIDEETVDFKDNYDGRNQEPVVLPARFPNLLINGSAGIAVGMATNIPPHNLREVAAGAQWYLEHPEASHEELLDALLERIKGPDFPTGALVVGRKGIEDAYRTGRGSITMRAVVAVEEIQGRQCLVVTELPYQTNPDNLAQKIADLVKDGKVGGIADVRDETSSRTGQRLVVVLKRDAVAKVVLNNLYKHTDLQTNFGANMLALVDGVPRTLSIDAFIRHWVTHQIEVIVRRTKFRLRKAEERAHILRGLLKALNAIDEVIALIRRSNTVEIAREGLMGLLEIDEIQANAILEMQLRRLAALEHQKITAEHDELQAKINEYNAILASPERQRQIVSEELAAIVEKFGDDRRSKLVPFDGDMSIEDLIAEEDIVVTISRGGYVKRTKTDDYRSQKRGGKGVRGTKLREDDIVDHFFVSTTHHWLLFFTNKGRVYRAKAYELPDAGRDARGQHVANLLAFQPDEQIAEILAIRDYDAAPYLILATKGGLVKKTALKDYDSPRSGGVIAINLRETEDGSDDELIGAELVSAEDDLLLISKKAQSIRFTATDDALRPMGRATSGVKGMSFREGDELLSMNVVRPGTFVFTATDGGYAKRTPVDEYRVQGRGGLGIKAAKIVEDRGLLVGALVVEETDEILAITLGGGVIRTRVNEVRETGRDTMGVQLINLGKRDAVVGIARNAEAGREAEEVDGTVDAEGETVEAPAENVVEGTAGGTEPSAG; this is translated from the coding sequence ATGGCCGACGAGAACACCCCTGTGATGCCCGACGAGGAGCCCGCTGTCCCGGGCATCGGTATGCGTGTCGAGCCCGTCGGGCTCGAGACGGAGATGCAGCGCTCCTACCTCGACTACGCGATGTCCGTCATCGTGTCGCGTGCCCTGCCGGACGTGCGGGACGGTCTGAAGCCCGTCCACCGCCGTGTGCTGTACGCGATGTACGACGGCGGCTACCGGCCCGAGAAGGGCTTCTACAAGTGCGCCCGCGTCGTCGGTGACGTCATGGGTACCTACCACCCGCACGGCGACTCCTCGATCTACGACGCGCTCGTGCGACTGGCGCAGCACTGGTCGATGCGCATGCCGCTCGTGGACTCCAACGGCAACTTCGGTTCTCCGGGCAACGACCCGGCCGCGGCGATGCGGTACACCGAGTGCAAGATGATGCCGCTGTCCATGGAGATGGTCCGGGACATCGACGAGGAGACCGTCGACTTCAAGGACAACTACGACGGCCGTAACCAGGAGCCGGTCGTCCTCCCGGCGCGGTTCCCGAACCTGCTGATCAACGGCTCCGCGGGCATCGCGGTTGGTATGGCCACCAACATCCCGCCGCACAACCTGCGCGAGGTCGCGGCCGGTGCGCAGTGGTATCTGGAGCACCCGGAGGCTTCGCACGAGGAGCTGCTGGACGCGCTGCTCGAGCGGATCAAGGGCCCCGACTTCCCGACGGGCGCGCTCGTCGTCGGCCGCAAGGGCATCGAGGACGCGTACCGCACGGGCCGCGGCTCCATCACGATGCGCGCGGTCGTGGCGGTCGAGGAGATCCAGGGCCGCCAGTGCCTGGTCGTCACCGAGCTTCCGTACCAGACCAACCCCGACAACCTCGCGCAGAAGATCGCCGACCTGGTGAAGGACGGCAAGGTCGGCGGCATCGCCGACGTCCGTGACGAGACGTCATCGCGCACCGGTCAGCGCCTGGTCGTCGTGCTCAAGCGCGACGCGGTCGCCAAGGTCGTACTGAACAACCTCTACAAGCACACCGACCTGCAGACGAACTTCGGCGCGAACATGCTGGCGCTCGTCGACGGTGTGCCGCGCACCCTGTCGATCGACGCGTTCATCCGCCACTGGGTGACGCACCAGATCGAGGTCATCGTCCGGCGTACGAAGTTCCGGCTGCGCAAGGCCGAGGAGCGGGCGCACATCCTGCGCGGTCTGCTCAAGGCGCTGAACGCGATCGACGAGGTCATCGCACTCATCCGGCGCAGCAACACGGTGGAGATCGCCCGCGAGGGCCTGATGGGCCTCCTGGAGATCGACGAGATCCAGGCGAACGCGATCCTGGAGATGCAGCTGCGCCGGCTGGCCGCACTGGAGCACCAGAAGATCACCGCCGAGCACGACGAGCTCCAGGCGAAGATCAACGAGTACAACGCGATCCTGGCGTCGCCCGAGCGGCAGCGGCAGATCGTCAGCGAGGAGCTGGCGGCGATCGTCGAGAAGTTCGGCGACGACCGGCGTTCCAAGCTGGTGCCCTTCGACGGGGACATGTCCATCGAGGACCTGATCGCCGAGGAGGACATCGTCGTCACGATCTCCCGCGGCGGCTATGTGAAGCGCACGAAGACGGACGACTACCGCTCGCAGAAGCGCGGCGGCAAGGGCGTGCGCGGCACGAAGCTCAGGGAAGACGACATCGTCGACCACTTCTTCGTGTCGACGACGCACCACTGGCTGCTGTTCTTCACGAACAAGGGCCGGGTCTACCGGGCGAAGGCGTACGAGCTTCCGGACGCCGGCCGGGACGCGCGCGGTCAGCACGTCGCCAACCTGCTGGCCTTCCAGCCGGACGAGCAGATCGCCGAGATCCTGGCCATCCGTGACTACGACGCGGCGCCGTACCTGATCCTGGCGACGAAGGGCGGTCTCGTGAAGAAGACCGCGCTCAAGGACTACGACTCGCCCCGTTCCGGCGGCGTCATCGCGATCAACCTCCGGGAGACGGAGGACGGCAGCGACGACGAACTGATCGGTGCGGAGCTGGTATCGGCCGAGGACGACCTGCTGCTCATCAGCAAGAAGGCCCAGTCGATCAGGTTCACCGCGACGGACGACGCGCTGCGTCCTATGGGCCGTGCCACCTCGGGTGTGAAGGGCATGAGTTTCCGTGAGGGCGACGAACTGCTCTCGATGAATGTTGTCCGGCCGGGTACGTTCGTGTTCACTGCCACCGACGGCGGGTACGCGAAGCGGACCCCCGTCGACGAGTACCGCGTTCAGGGTCGGGGCGGCCTGGGTATCAAGGCTGCCAAGATCGTGGAGGACAGGGGCTTGCTCGTCGGTGCGCTGGTGGTGGAGGAGACGGACGAGATCCTCGCCATCACGCTCGGCGGTGGTGTGATTCGCACGCGAGTCAATGAAGTCAGGGAGACGGGCCGTGACACCATGGGCGTCCAACTGATCAATCTGGGCAAGCGTGACGCCGTCGTCGGCATCGCGCGCAACGCCGAGGCCGGTCGTGAGGCTGAAGAGGTCGATGGGACCGTTGATGCCGAAGGCGAGACGGTCGAGGCTCCGGCCGAGAACGTGGTCGAGGGCACTGCCGGGGGCACGGAGCCTTCGGCCGGGTAG
- a CDS encoding DUF3566 domain-containing protein gives MTDTRGPQPQYEGYATGPLPGEREPAQGPVGPYHPPQAYAAPAGGTQGGGGTMGGSQATRRPRTGARTTPRTRKARLRVAKADPWSVMKVSFLLSIALGICTVVAAAVLWMVMDAMGVFSTVGGTISEATGSNESNGFDLQSFLSLPRVLVFTSVIAVIDVVLATALATLGAFIYNLSAGFVGGVELTLAEDE, from the coding sequence GTGACGGACACTCGGGGGCCACAGCCCCAGTACGAGGGATATGCGACCGGGCCGTTGCCCGGTGAGCGTGAGCCCGCCCAGGGACCTGTGGGTCCCTACCACCCGCCGCAGGCGTACGCGGCGCCTGCGGGCGGCACACAGGGCGGGGGCGGCACCATGGGGGGATCGCAGGCCACACGCCGTCCTCGGACGGGCGCACGGACCACTCCGCGAACGCGTAAGGCGCGTCTGCGGGTGGCCAAGGCCGATCCGTGGTCGGTGATGAAGGTGAGCTTCCTGCTCTCCATCGCACTGGGCATCTGCACGGTGGTCGCGGCCGCGGTCCTGTGGATGGTGATGGACGCGATGGGCGTCTTCTCCACCGTGGGCGGCACGATCAGCGAGGCCACCGGTTCGAACGAGAGCAACGGCTTCGATCTTCAGTCGTTCCTGTCGCTGCCGCGGGTGCTTGTCTTCACCTCGGTCATCGCGGTGATCGACGTGGTGCTGGCCACCGCGCTGGCGACGCTGGGCGCCTTCATCTACAACTTGTCGGCCGGCTTCGTGGGTGGTGTCGAGCTCACTCTGGCCGAGGACGAGTAG
- a CDS encoding DUF6344 domain-containing protein, which yields MSARRIKSIWTAFITAFFAILATLGLATSQATAAEPTVTTHEHTGATAATPTAPAVRWTLPRDRALPPTMKQRIRAEAHGSSPATRHLSADTTDATLTTDGTRTTHGAPASDSSLLPP from the coding sequence ATGAGCGCCCGCAGGATCAAGAGCATCTGGACCGCCTTCATCACCGCCTTCTTCGCGATCCTGGCGACGCTGGGTCTCGCCACCAGCCAGGCCACGGCCGCCGAGCCGACGGTCACGACCCACGAGCACACGGGTGCCACCGCGGCAACTCCGACAGCCCCGGCGGTCCGATGGACCCTTCCGCGCGACAGGGCGCTGCCACCCACGATGAAGCAGCGCATCCGCGCCGAGGCCCACGGCTCCTCGCCCGCCACCCGGCATCTGTCCGCCGACACGACGGACGCCACGCTCACCACGGACGGCACACGCACCACCCACGGCGCCCCGGCGAGCGACTCCTCACTTCTTCCGCCCTGA
- a CDS encoding DLW-39 family protein → MKKLLLVALAAIGGLLVYRQIQADRAEQDLWTEATDSVPAGSGV, encoded by the coding sequence GTGAAGAAGCTTCTCCTGGTCGCACTGGCTGCCATCGGCGGGCTCCTCGTGTACCGCCAGATCCAGGCGGATCGCGCCGAGCAGGATCTGTGGACGGAGGCGACCGACTCCGTGCCCGCAGGTTCGGGTGTGTGA